AACACCCCCCTTCATTTTGAAGGCATTCACCCCTGGCTGGCAGCACGCTGTGTACTGTTACCAGCAGTGTCTACACAGCTCCAGGACCACGCAACAGAATGCCTGAACTTTTGCCAAAGGATCCCAAAGTCAAAAGTATGCCATTCTGTGCacagataaataaaatacatgggGAAATAACATTCCCTACAGAAGAGAGGATCGGAGCTGGACTATCAGATGCAGTCAGATCCTTCCTCTGGACTGTAAAAGGCAAAGGTCCACGAAATAAGGACTCCTGGACTACCAGGGCCTCCAGAGGGTGCTGGCATCTTTTGGAGATGCTGGCTTCAGGGTGCTGGGGTTCCGGGGGGAAAAGGTGACCTCCGTGGCAGCCGAATGGCTCTTCTGGAAGTGGCTTAAAAGTTTGGTCTGTGTTTCAGTTCGGACTTTGTGAAgagagaggaaatggaaagcttCTTGCAAACACCTGGAATAGCCCTCTCTGAAGTCAAACTGAGAGCTCTTATGGAAGGGTCCTGCAGctagagaagggaagaaaagaggggaagaaagaataGATTAGAGCAGTTGTTCGTGGCTAGTGGTTCATAAAACTGTCACAGGTCTGCAGTAAGCTGGAGACTGAAACAAAATTCAGTACTCACCTTTCACCTgcagctggctctgctgcttcaGGTAGCTGACAGCCATCTCCAGGATGTCGGCTTTCTCCAGCTTGGAGTTGGGCTGGTGTCTCTGGAActccttctccagcagcagtttcagCTGCTCAATGCTGCTGTTAATCCGGTCACGACGCATTTTCTCCACCACCGGCTTCCTCAGCtgtaaaaagcaaaggaaaagagaccTGTTATTGGAAGGATCCTCTCACTGCCTTTCACAGCATCTTTGCTGCCCATCACTGCTCCTAAACAATGTGGACCAGTTTCTCAGGTGGTTTAAACCGCTCTGAGAACAGCTGAGAGCACGGCTAAAGCCTTGCTGTGCCGGGacttactttgtttttctccttcgaTGTCAGCAGGTTGTCAGGTTCCATGAAAACAGTGCTGGGAGCCATCTGTCCTGGGAAAGGAGGGACGGTCTCAAAGTGGAAGTCCAGGAGAAGCGTGTGGCTGGAGGCTGGCTCTGCCTGGTATTTATACTGTACAACCTCTTCAAGAGTCTGTGGGTCTCTGGCTTGGTGGTGTTTCCCACACTCCACAGCCAATCCGGGAGACGGGCAGCACAATAGGAGAAGCATCTATTCTTGCATGCTCCATTGCCACTGAATAGCCTGGGGATAATGACCTTCTCCCAGATGAGCAGGTGGGGAGTGCGTGGTACGTGAAAGGCTGCGATCAGAATTACGTGTCAGAAGCTGGGAAAGAGCTGGCCTTCAATGGGAAAAGGCTGCTGACTAATGCCGCGGATCAACAGCATTCCCAGCGCAGCCTGGGGCTCACACGGTGCAGGAAGGAGCAGGTCAGCTGCCGGTGGCGGGAAAGGATGCTCACAGGACAGGCACATGCTGGAGCACGCACCCAGGCACACGCACACACCAGCACGTTCTGCCTGCCCGGGGAAAGAGCAGGAGCTCTGGAATTCCACCCGCCCAGGGCCAGCCGCTCTCCCGCAGGGACTGCGACACCAGTCCTGCCcatgtgaaacagaaaacagctcaCTATTTTGATTTAGGCCATgcacaaaggaaaactgagtGCAAAAGGAGTCTGTATGGCCCATAAACTTGTTAGAAATCAAATTCCCGATTCCTTGTTACTCTCCACTGGGCCAATTTCTATACTGAGATGCACAATCCCTGTTCAGGAGGTTCCTGCAACAGGAAGAGTTAACACTCTTGCTATTTGTATCCTATAAACGCACAGTGGAGATGTATGATGGAAAATGTGAACCAGATCTGCATGCATTTTACCTGCCTTCCGCCCATGCAAGCACTGCCTTCTTTTGTGAGCTCTAAAAGAAGGACACGGCAGTGGTGTTTTCTGCATCCCCTGGACACCCACCCTGGACAGTGTGGAGCAAGGCTGGCAGCGATGTTGCCCTGTTACACCACAAGCAGGGTGCagtgggcaggcagcagcactaaCCCCATGTCTAGAACCACACATTCTGGTCCCAGATTTACTCCAAATGGGCTACGTGACCTAACCAGTTTAACGCTTTTGTCTGTGAGCATTGATATTTCCCTCTCTAAGATTCAGTACAGGtgtaacaataataatagtaataatagtagtaataaatTAGTGTCAAGTAATGTTAGGGCTTGTGTTTGGGGATCTCTTACTGTAGTAAGTAATTACCGTTTGTATTTACATCAATACATGTGCATTTATGTATATAGTAACATGTGTGTGTGGTCACACATCCTTTAATGTGAATACGGACACGGAcacatttctctctccctctgcaACTTATTATTCGTAAGACCAGGTAAGGTTTAAATGACCTCTTCCAGGATCTGCTTTTCCATCCCTATTGTACTGCTCTTGAATAGGCTCCTTCTTTTCgtacagagcagcagctgttgAGCTTGGAGTCTTTTATGTCAAGTTGTGGGAAAGCTTTTGTGACACCATTTCACATGTTCTCCTCAAAGCTTGTGCATTATCTCTGAGCCCATGTAATGCCACCTCTGAAACCAGTCTTTCGCTCTGTGTACCCCTCTTGGGGAGAttctctgaaacagaaactCCTGAGTAGTAACTCATTTCTTGAGCTCGTTAATCAAGTGCATGAAGAAGAAATGTGCCAGTCCCGTGATCAGCAGGGCCCACTGGCACTTTTACAAGAGAGTTTCTGGTTCCCAGATTAACTCACGAATAAGCAGCTACAAGAACAGCAATGATTTCCCCTTCCAGTACAAGTCACACTAACAGGCACTCCAGGTTTAGTCCAACAGAGCTGCTTTAAGTCTCAGATGCCTTCCCTGCAATTGTCCACAGCACACAACAAGAAGTCTAATTCTCAGGAATCTGAGCATTATTGCATTCCTGTATCATAGGACTTTTATCTGGGGGGGAGGACTAACTTTCCGTGATAAAGCTGTAGTAGAGCTGATGCATGATTTGAGTGACTTGGTCTGGCTTTGGCTTTCTTCTGTCACAGCTGCGGGCTCTGGCTGGCTCTGGGGTTTGCCCAGTGGTCCTGTAGATGTGCAGGAGGGCGAGAAGAGCCCAGcgtagcagctgctgcagcccctcagTCGCTGCCGAGTAGGCTGAGCCCATCACCTCCTACATATCTGCCACCGCTCACTCTGCCTGGGAGCTCTGCACCAGGATTTTACACACAAACCTCTTATTTCTCTACTCAGCACCCAGGGGATTCCTGAGTTAACTCCACTGGAATAGTCATGCTAGACTGAAATAAACACagttaaaatagctttttattttctctttggtttcACAGTCTGTGACGCGAAAAATGAGCCAATTACTGACTATCTTGGAAGAGTTACTCAGATTAGATGCTCAATTACCCAAAATAGATGTTCTGCTTCTCCTTTGGTTGAAAATCCTAAAGGAAACTGTTAACAAATTCTTCCCCATTATAAAGTTAGCAGAGTCAGTGGACTTTACACTAAGGATAATGAATTCTGAATTACACACCTTCTACTATAGTTCCAAATATACACAATATTGCACAGAAAACTTAATAGGATCCCAAGATACTGGATCTGGATGACATATTTGAACTATGGCATTAGCAAATAGCCTCCTGCCAGAATCTCTGCAGGATGTCAGCTCTTTAGGAAGACTtaaagatgctgctgctttcccaagTCTTGAGAGATGCTCATTACTCCTGTTGCTTCTCTCCCGATATGTGCTGCCCAGATGGCCTTTTGGGAGCAGGGTTTCCCACTGAACACAATGCAGAGGCAAGCACCGTTGCTAATGTGGTTTGTAGTCAGGCACACTTCCTTTGTGACAGGAATGACTATAGTTAAGAAATGGTGTGGGAAACTCAGAAGTACACAAACTTCCATAGCCTTATGTTAGTAAGTCATGCATAAAGCTAAAAAGCTTgggagcagggacagagcaAAGCTTTAGAATAGAGAGTGGGAAAGACAGCAAGAGGAGACTCAATTAGTGTCGAGTCCTAGTGACCATCCTGAGGTGACAAACAGAATGGGTCCAACCCTACAGGCCTTACTTGGGTCCTCACTGAAACCAGCAGGAACTTGGGACTCCATGAGGAGTGGAGCAGGCTGCTGGATTCAGCCTGCAGCTTTTGTACCTCCAGAGCTACCTCCCGACCTCCTGTAAACTGGTCTAAACACAAATTCCCTCTGCACCTCCCGTGGAGTTCATCAAAATCCTAACCAGCAAAAGCTGAGCCTGGATTTTCACCTGCCAAATACCAGCACCAGAATCTGGGCTAGTGTTTCCCATTTCTTTCATCCAAGCAACAGAGAATAGTTTAGAAGCATTAATGAAGATAAAGGCTTTTCCAGAGCATTCCTGGTATAAAATCTGATCTAATTTTCTTAAAGCCAAGCCCAGCTCATATAGAGTTAGGGAAAAAATGCCCTATTTGTTGTGATGTGCCACAATGGTTGCCATCATATTTGGGCAGGTCAGCCTTAGATATAAAGAACAGCAAGACAGGTACTGAGCAACATGAGGTACGGGTGCTCTGACACTTGGGAGCAAAGTCTTGGTGTTTGTCAGTGCCTCTCCTCATGGAGAGTTCTACCAAAAACCCAGCTATTCTGCTGGGTGAAGCTGAGCTGAGGCATTGCCTCACCTGCAGCAGAGCATCTCCAAATTGGCAGGAGGAAATCAGTCCTGTGTTTAATTCCCACACAGCAAACAGCAATTCAGATTAACACACCCAGGCCATTAAGGATTGGAAAAGCTTCCGTATCTGTTTGCAGCAGTTTGAATAAGCATACATCAGTTTGACTAATATCCAGGGTCTGTGTTTGCCAGGACAGACTAAAGAAACCTGGGGaaataaagaagcaaacaaagtaTGTGGCCCAGAAGTCTTCATGTGGGCTGAAGCCACCTCTGCCACCTTCACTGGGACAATTTTCTCTGGCCTTACTGGTGGATGAATAGGATTCTGCTGCTGCACTTCCATTCCCTGTCATTTTCTCCTAGCTCTTTCCTTGCTCTGCTGCTTGTTTGAGCCTGTGCAATTGCTGTTTGCCTGCAGAGTTTCCttcacttcttcctttttattcagGGTCCATCTTCCCTTCATGCAGGTTTTATAATCTGATTTTTCGTTCTGTCACTCTTTTCCCTCTGTCTGTCACAGGCAGATGTGGCTGGAGGACAGCAGTGTCCCACAGCCCCACAAACTCTGTG
Above is a genomic segment from Lathamus discolor isolate bLatDis1 chromosome 16, bLatDis1.hap1, whole genome shotgun sequence containing:
- the LOC136022815 gene encoding transcription factor HES-5-like → MLLLLCCPSPGLAVECGKHHQARDPQTLEEVVQYKYQAEPASSHTLLLDFHFETVPPFPGQMAPSTVFMEPDNLLTSKEKNKLRKPVVEKMRRDRINSSIEQLKLLLEKEFQRHQPNSKLEKADILEMAVSYLKQQSQLQVKAAGPFHKSSQFDFREGYSRCLQEAFHFLSLHKVRTETQTKLLSHFQKSHSAATEVTFSPRNPSTLKPASPKDASTLWRPW